The following is a genomic window from Dioscorea cayenensis subsp. rotundata cultivar TDr96_F1 chromosome 10, TDr96_F1_v2_PseudoChromosome.rev07_lg8_w22 25.fasta, whole genome shotgun sequence.
TGGTGGATTAATAGAATGGTCATCAGGTTTAATTGTCATCAGATGAGATTTCATTGTCATGGTCTTCAATGCGTCCAAAATATTTggtcaaaattttctttaaaataaagaaagaatattttttttggaattttggaAATTTAATGGATAGGGCTAAGCAAATAAGAGGCAAAAGTTTTgggcctatatatatatatatatatatatatatatatatatataaaagcttcAATCATCTAAACACATTCGTAGAATTGAAATTTACGAATATTACTACCATAATTAGCTAGAGAATTGAAATCTGCAAATGCTGATATCATAATTAGCTCCCACTGTAACAAATGAATGTGTACTGTGCTGTTTTGTGGACGTGAATGTCCACAGATGATcttttctatatataatattaaagataTAATTATTGCAAATACAAGTGAGGGAGACAATAGGGGAGTAAAGTAcaagtaatttaaaaatacgGTATCAGAGTTAAGACACCAAACCACCAAAAATGGTTAGATTACTCATTATGTTATAAGAGATGAGAAAGAGTAGGATTAGAAATGATCCCTAATTACTCTATCTTTTAAAGTAGTCACAAGCCTTCTcacatttcttcaatttttggatACTgagtttataaaataaaatatttatatttatttcatggatctctctaaaaaataaaatttacatttgttattttataaactttttataaaattgacaaataataaaacaaatgttAAGCAAATACAGAAGTGCATCGGTTATGATGATTTGACTAACTTTTTAGAGATAATCCCGTGTTAAATATTTTTCCCCTctcttaaatattttatatttttatttttctagattTTTATTAGAGTATAAAtggaatgtttatttatattaaatgataatttatttttattaaataataatagtagtcaATTATATCTAAAATTACCTATATAATTTGGTTTCATTTCACTTATGATCACAATTATTTATACTTTATAACACCGTAGCTACAATTTAACAGAAAAttcacttaatttattttcagttACACGTGAAGCTACAATAATCTATTTTGAGGCTATTTTCGGTGAATTTACTGATGTGGAGGTGTCAGGTCAATGTCGTGTCAGCGCAATATTAACAAACTCACTGAAAATATCTCGGATCATGTTATTATGGCcttacatataattaaaaaaaatttaagtaatttttatgtttttttttaaaaaaaattgtgtgttGACACATTGAAATCAACCCTATATAATTTGGGTTTTTGCAGGGgtatatacaaaatattttctaaaattcaaTTAACCATCCAAACACAGCCACGTGTCCTAATCCACCTGCCAAACCGCCCACCGTTTCCTGTTCCACGCCGCACACCACATTCCAGACCCAACGTTCCAAAAAATTGGAAACACGTGTCATTCCGTGACCGCGTCTCTCAATGAACTCGAGGCGATTTCTACGGCTGCGATCAAAAGGAACGCATGAGATTTTGAAACACTGCCTTTGAGATTTAATCCTCACCGTCCATCCTTGATCATTGTTCTCGTATTCACACAGTTGTCTCCTTTTCTAGAATAcccccttcctttctttctttttataaagaagtcctctctctctctctctccggcGACGACGAGGAATAGCTCTCCGGCGCCGGAACTCATGAAGCGTGAGCCTCCCGCCGAAGAGCTCCCTGGAAGCCCTAGAGCCATCCATGATCCTGAATCCAATCCCGGCCCCATGGAAGCCATCGCTGGTGAGGACGAGGACGAAGCCCTGAAGATGGCGGTGGTCCTATCCCGGGAGGAGGTTCTGCGCCGGCGCTCCCGCCGATTGAAGCAGCTTGAGAGGTGTTATAGGGAGCAGTACTGGGCTTTAATGGAGGAGCTGAGGGTGAGGCATCGGGACTATTACTGGGAGTTCGGGAAGAGTCCCTTTGACGGCCAGAAGGGGGAGAATGTGGTGTTTGCGGCGGGGGGAGAAGGAAACGAGGAGGTGGCGAAGGATGGGGTTGGTGGGCTAGGGTTTGGTGGAGGGGAAGCGGGGAAGAAGGGTGAGAGGGAGCGGTGTGGGGTTTCGGGGTGCAAGGTGTATGCAATGCCCTTGACGAGGTTTTGCCACTCTCATATACTGTTGGATGGGAAGCAGATGCTGTATAAGGGCTGCAACTATGTCATTAAAAGGTATTGGATTCTTTCAAtgttcttgtttttggtttttttactgttctttttagggttttgatggttgtttgtgtgattggatttgattttgtgGATGTTTTGGATGATCTGTCTTTGTGTTACTTTTTGATTGTTTGCTTCCCAAGTTCTTGTTGATTTTTAGGGGagatttggtgttcttttttttatgatgtttgtGCGGTCATTCATGAGGGTACATTATTGATTACGTTATTGCAATTAGTGAAATTTGTACATGTTCATTGAAATTCAaggaaatgaaatgaagaacatttGATATATTGTCTATGTCTTGTTGGATTTGGATTTGTGGCGTATGCTGTCTTGGTCGTATTTCTATAAAGTTTGCGGACAGTATAATTGATTCTTTGATTTCTAGCGATTTTCTGTCTGTTGAGTGCTGTGTTTTTCTAAAGGATGTGAGGAATTTTTCTGTAAGCATGGGCCTTCTTACAAAAGAATGTTGCAATAAGTCACACTGGTGGAATTTAGTTCTgcaatctttcttttttttattttttttagcatgtatttttgttgcTGTTTAGATCTTGTTTGCTTTGATGATAAGATAGTTAAGATGTAATTAGTCCTTTCATGTTGCATCTGTATGCATGCTTTTAGTGATAATGAGTTTGATATCTTTCTAGGGtaaattgttgttttctcaACTCTACAAATTAGAACAATTCATGATGGTTTCGATGAGGTTGAGTTCTTTATGTTGAGGATGCTTGTCATGGCTTAGTGATTATTCTACAATCTACTTTTCTTGTCCATTCTGCAACTTGGAGGAATCTATTCGTGTGTTAAATGGGTTTGAGTTGTGAGTTTTGTGATTCCTGAGATATGGAATGGTTGGGTTACATTCAGGGATTTGAGGCACCATGTTTTTACATTATCGACTATAGTGTAAATATAGCATGagtttgttctttttaattgttgttgtcaattttgttatttgtgaatatCTTGGCATGGGTGAATCAGAatgacttcaatttttttagagaTAGTTGTGGCATTTCTGGGAATATATATTGGCAGATGTTATTTGAGATTGCAAGCCATTAGACAACACCTTAAACAATGCTATGTTGCAGATTCTGTTTAGGATGTAGTCCCATTGGAGGTTCCCATCCTTCAGATTTGCCATCCTAAGAATTCATATGGTAGAAGGTATTCAATATTAAATTGAATACTTTTTTGCTTTTCTCAGATAGGAACTTGTCACCACAACACTTTATGCTATAAATATGCATGTTCCTACATCAGTTTTGAGGAAATTACTTTTGATGTTTTCATATGTTGATGGTAGTTGTTTCCCTACCTTAATATGAATTTTGATCACATGGATAATTTTGAACCTTAGCAGTGCACCCAATGGCCAAATTTATTGTGGTAAACCAGTTCTCAGAGCTGCCATTCCCTCTCTGTGCCCAGTTCACTTTCAAAAGGCTCAGAAGCATGTGTCACAAGCTTTAAGGAAGGCAGGTCTCAATGGGCCCTCTACAGTCAGGCATGCTCCGAAATTTCATGTGATACTTGCTGAATACGTGAGCCAAGTTCAAGCCAAAAGGAGAGAATTATTGAATTCCAATGGTGATAACAATGGGGAGAAGGATGAAAAGATCAGTTGAGCTTCATGTCTTGGACATGTAACCCTGGATGAAAAGATTCTGTTGAGCTTCATGTCTTGGACATGTAACCCTGGATTGTGTCTTGAAGACTACAGTCATAGTTGGAGGCCCCATCGGTCAAATCTAAGCGGGATGGCATGTAGAGGGCCTTGGACTCCTTGCAAGCGGAGAAAACCCTTACATTTTTAAGGTACACAATGTTATTCACTTTAGCTtgtatttagtttaaaaattttccttgaaTGAATTCCCATTGTATACAAAATACATCCATTATAGCTTCTGCtgactttcttcttttttggctCCTGATTGATGATTCTTGGAACATTGTGTAGATCTCTTTTACAACGTGTCATCATAATTAACAGTGAAAATCAACCTGAGAGATAAACCAGCGAAAAATACATCTTCCAAATATTTCATCCTGCTTTTTTTTGCCTGTACAATTCCAGCCAAACTCTGGGACACATTACTTCTCATTTATTCACACTAGTATTATTATCATGCTGAATGATAGAGCCTGAAAATTTCAGAACTCTTGTTAGGGATACACCCAAGTGTCTTTTAATGGTTTGTTGTCAGTCCTATCTTGTGATCATGTTCAACTTGCCACTGATGctacattattgtttttgttgaatAATAAAGC
Proteins encoded in this region:
- the LOC120270944 gene encoding INO80 complex subunit D-like isoform X2, whose protein sequence is MKREPPAEELPGSPRAIHDPESNPGPMEAIAGEDEDEALKMAVVLSREEVLRRRSRRLKQLERCYREQYWALMEELRVRHRDYYWEFGKSPFDGQKGENVVFAAGGEGNEEVAKDGVGGLGFGGGEAGKKGERERCGVSGCKVYAMPLTRFCHSHILLDGKQMLYKGCNYVIKSAPNGQIYCGKPVLRAAIPSLCPVHFQKAQKHVSQALRKAGLNGPSTVRHAPKFHVILAEYVSQVQAKRRELLNSNGDNNGEKDEKIS
- the LOC120270944 gene encoding INO80 complex subunit D-like isoform X1 produces the protein MKREPPAEELPGSPRAIHDPESNPGPMEAIAGEDEDEALKMAVVLSREEVLRRRSRRLKQLERCYREQYWALMEELRVRHRDYYWEFGKSPFDGQKGENVVFAAGGEGNEEVAKDGVGGLGFGGGEAGKKGERERCGVSGCKVYAMPLTRFCHSHILLDGKQMLYKGCNYVIKSSAPNGQIYCGKPVLRAAIPSLCPVHFQKAQKHVSQALRKAGLNGPSTVRHAPKFHVILAEYVSQVQAKRRELLNSNGDNNGEKDEKIS